In Leucobacter insecticola, one DNA window encodes the following:
- a CDS encoding Zn-dependent alcohol dehydrogenase — protein sequence MKAMVARSLGGGWVQEDVTIADPLENEVLVDIKASGLCGSDFMEMSHGVMHQPPVVLGHEIAGVVVKVGSAVTTLHVGDHVAGCLVQFCGKCARCLSGEVGLCRNPGEAVRSADQAPRLTDASGAPLDQGMALGGFAEQALVHENMLVKIPDHMPFPQASVLGCSVITGTGAVLNAAKVERGETVVLIGAGGVGLNVISGALLAGAAKIIAVDLNDATLETAKKFGATHVINSGTSDPVAAVKELTGGYGVRYAFDVVGIPATARQGYDMLDRGGTLYQIGMGGNTLELASMDNIFNRKAVQGVFMGSGVPKRDIASLVDLYLDGRLNLDDLISEEISLGDLNEGYTRLKDPQVNRVVITNFS from the coding sequence ATGAAGGCCATGGTTGCTCGCTCGCTCGGCGGAGGCTGGGTGCAGGAAGACGTCACAATCGCGGATCCTCTCGAAAATGAGGTCCTCGTCGACATTAAGGCTTCGGGCCTGTGTGGAAGTGACTTCATGGAGATGAGCCACGGGGTGATGCACCAGCCGCCCGTGGTCTTGGGCCACGAGATTGCAGGCGTCGTCGTAAAGGTTGGATCAGCGGTCACCACGCTGCACGTCGGCGACCACGTCGCTGGCTGCCTCGTGCAGTTCTGCGGCAAGTGCGCCCGCTGCCTCTCGGGCGAGGTTGGCCTATGCCGCAACCCCGGAGAAGCCGTTCGCAGCGCGGATCAGGCGCCCCGTCTCACCGACGCAAGCGGCGCGCCGCTCGACCAGGGCATGGCGCTCGGCGGCTTCGCTGAGCAGGCGCTGGTCCATGAGAACATGCTCGTGAAGATACCGGATCACATGCCTTTCCCGCAGGCGTCCGTGCTCGGCTGCAGCGTCATCACAGGCACCGGTGCAGTCCTGAACGCGGCAAAGGTCGAACGCGGCGAGACCGTAGTGCTTATCGGTGCCGGTGGTGTCGGCCTCAACGTCATCAGCGGCGCACTTCTCGCCGGGGCCGCAAAGATCATTGCGGTCGACCTCAACGACGCGACGCTCGAGACCGCCAAGAAGTTCGGCGCTACCCACGTCATTAACTCGGGCACGAGCGATCCGGTCGCCGCAGTGAAAGAACTCACCGGCGGCTACGGCGTCCGCTACGCCTTCGACGTGGTGGGTATTCCCGCGACGGCACGTCAGGGCTACGACATGCTCGATCGCGGCGGCACGCTCTACCAGATCGGCATGGGCGGCAACACGCTCGAGCTCGCCAGCATGGACAACATCTTCAATCGCAAGGCCGTGCAGGGCGTCTTCATGGGTTCGGGTGTCCCGAAGCGCGATATCGCGTCGCTCGTGGATCTCTACCTCGACGGCCGCTTGAACCTCGACGACCTCATCTCGGAGGAGATCTCGCTGGGTGACCTCAACGAGGGGTACACGCGTCTCAAGGATCCGCAGGTGAACCGGGTGGTCATCACCAACTTCTCGTAG
- a CDS encoding PadR family transcriptional regulator, producing MAKQITEMLKGTLDGIVLAILADKPAYGYEITSGLRERGFSDIVEGTIYALLVRIEQRGFVDVAKVASEKGPPRKVYTLNASGRAYLRDFWTTWSFLAERIEELRNITDHPETEGK from the coding sequence GTGGCAAAACAGATCACTGAGATGCTGAAGGGCACGCTCGACGGCATTGTTCTCGCAATCCTGGCAGACAAGCCTGCCTACGGCTATGAGATCACTTCTGGGCTGCGAGAGCGGGGATTCTCAGACATAGTCGAGGGCACAATTTACGCACTCTTGGTGCGTATCGAGCAGCGCGGGTTCGTTGATGTCGCGAAAGTCGCCTCGGAAAAAGGGCCACCGCGCAAGGTCTACACGCTCAACGCATCAGGGCGGGCGTACCTGCGCGATTTTTGGACCACCTGGAGCTTTCTTGCCGAACGCATCGAAGAGCTACGCAACATCACGGATCACCCCGAAACAGAAGGAAAATAA
- a CDS encoding DUF7507 domain-containing protein, which yields MKTALARAIAAIGVIAIGFATFTPAGAQAAPIDGVTAPGRATGSGKWGYVGQFGSLNKTAQPSLGDFIFPYAIDVNENEIVVTDSGLASWESGNKALGHSVQTFALTADPGAAGHGNYLGGGQYDIINTKSGVIDPHSILSPTAIDYYAIGTPRGPRGAAFGANGEVYALSYESGTPTASSVQMREYSSSTLADITNIWGPYDYRQTGALPGPVAVDTDAVGNVYATTNTGVVVYGSDGTFLSSVGFYFDQDGQNQGTRVNWPTRAVDVPREYGKPDYLGESLGLSVTEENGQIVVYLGDAGGYYQPDYKIHFPGGSSTAQYLKPASIKKYVLTTSGGIVDARWNPAGWKWTLDTSFGDNGAIQFPGSTLIDLFGSPRFTAQGVFGLEADPGSGTLYYSLNGVSGVKLGAVDLTTGQTAVSAPAPVNTPSAQQDSAMNFVRGIAVDDRGLVYATTQQSTTPSTTRAIVQIWGKTPTSIEGTAEAVAEPRSATLTWEESTVGYQQPDLLDYVVKYRKVGDTVWSAAAVPGGTTTSTELSRTITGLTPETDYEATITPFNEAGSGDPASVTWTTPAVDPAISVTKTGNGVSAGTAADALNVASGARVTFEYTISNGGNVAVTDVVLNDSVLGSVDLPTDFDGTLEPGESVTVSADGNIPAGSYSNTATATALAEGSDITATAVWHGFGVTSGLTLVKQGNGKTARSADKAVQVAADSPVTFSYSVTNTGNTAVTGLSLTDDVLGTVTRVTAPEGFDGTLAPGAAVTFEAIGDVPLGAYQNTAVASGTVTGTGTAVTVKDQWFGFGVAAGVAPDPDSPGLNKPGTDGGSKSPTLSATGGDGLAPLGLAAVLLSACGGVLLLLRRRAGTRIR from the coding sequence TTGAAGACAGCACTAGCGCGCGCCATTGCCGCAATCGGAGTGATCGCCATTGGTTTTGCCACATTCACACCGGCAGGCGCACAAGCCGCTCCAATCGACGGCGTGACCGCGCCTGGCCGGGCCACCGGCTCCGGCAAATGGGGGTATGTTGGCCAATTCGGCAGCCTGAACAAAACGGCTCAGCCGTCGCTCGGTGACTTCATCTTTCCTTACGCCATCGACGTCAATGAGAACGAGATCGTCGTTACTGACTCAGGATTGGCCTCGTGGGAATCGGGCAACAAGGCGCTCGGCCACTCAGTACAGACCTTCGCGCTGACCGCAGATCCGGGAGCCGCTGGCCACGGCAACTATCTCGGTGGCGGCCAGTACGACATCATCAACACGAAGAGCGGAGTGATCGACCCGCACAGCATTCTCAGCCCGACGGCAATTGACTACTACGCGATTGGCACCCCGCGAGGACCCCGCGGTGCGGCTTTCGGCGCCAATGGCGAGGTCTACGCCCTGAGCTACGAATCCGGTACTCCGACCGCTTCATCGGTTCAAATGCGGGAGTACTCAAGTTCCACCCTGGCCGACATTACCAATATTTGGGGCCCGTACGACTACCGTCAGACTGGCGCCCTGCCGGGCCCGGTTGCTGTTGACACCGATGCCGTTGGAAATGTGTACGCGACTACCAACACTGGCGTTGTGGTCTACGGCAGTGACGGCACTTTTCTGTCTTCCGTTGGTTTCTATTTTGATCAGGACGGGCAGAACCAAGGAACACGCGTGAATTGGCCAACCCGCGCTGTCGACGTACCGAGAGAATACGGAAAGCCTGACTATCTGGGCGAGAGCCTTGGGCTCAGCGTCACCGAAGAGAACGGTCAAATCGTCGTCTACCTCGGCGACGCGGGTGGCTACTACCAGCCCGACTACAAAATCCATTTTCCTGGGGGCTCATCCACTGCGCAGTACTTGAAACCGGCTTCGATCAAGAAGTATGTGCTGACCACGAGCGGCGGCATCGTCGATGCTCGCTGGAATCCGGCAGGCTGGAAATGGACACTCGACACGAGTTTTGGTGACAACGGGGCGATTCAATTTCCGGGGAGCACACTGATTGATCTCTTCGGAAGCCCGCGGTTCACCGCGCAGGGTGTGTTTGGGCTGGAAGCGGACCCGGGTAGCGGAACGCTCTACTACTCCCTGAACGGCGTCTCCGGCGTAAAACTCGGCGCTGTGGATCTCACCACGGGGCAAACGGCGGTCTCCGCCCCCGCGCCGGTGAATACGCCGAGCGCACAACAGGATTCGGCCATGAACTTCGTTCGCGGTATCGCGGTCGACGACCGCGGCCTCGTCTACGCCACCACGCAGCAATCGACAACACCGAGCACCACGCGCGCGATCGTGCAAATCTGGGGCAAGACACCGACCTCGATCGAGGGGACCGCTGAGGCGGTCGCCGAGCCCCGAAGCGCCACCCTGACCTGGGAAGAATCCACCGTCGGATATCAGCAACCGGATCTGCTCGACTACGTGGTGAAATATCGCAAGGTCGGTGACACCGTGTGGTCGGCAGCGGCTGTCCCCGGGGGTACAACGACATCGACGGAGCTTTCACGCACCATAACCGGGCTCACCCCCGAGACTGACTATGAGGCGACGATCACGCCCTTCAACGAGGCTGGTTCCGGTGATCCGGCTAGCGTCACCTGGACGACACCGGCCGTTGACCCCGCCATCTCGGTGACAAAAACCGGAAATGGTGTTTCCGCGGGCACAGCCGCGGACGCGCTCAACGTCGCGTCTGGTGCACGCGTGACCTTCGAGTACACCATCTCCAACGGCGGCAACGTCGCCGTCACCGACGTTGTTCTCAACGATTCCGTGCTTGGCAGTGTGGATCTGCCGACCGACTTCGACGGCACCCTTGAACCCGGTGAAAGCGTCACTGTCTCAGCGGACGGCAACATTCCCGCGGGCAGCTACTCCAACACGGCCACCGCGACAGCGCTTGCTGAAGGCAGCGACATCACGGCGACCGCGGTGTGGCACGGCTTTGGGGTGACCTCCGGCTTGACGCTCGTCAAGCAGGGCAACGGCAAGACTGCGCGCAGCGCCGACAAGGCCGTCCAGGTTGCTGCTGACTCCCCGGTCACCTTTAGCTACAGCGTCACAAACACCGGTAATACCGCTGTCACCGGGCTGAGCCTTACAGACGATGTACTTGGTACCGTCACGCGGGTAACGGCACCTGAAGGATTCGATGGCACACTCGCTCCGGGCGCCGCTGTAACGTTTGAGGCGATCGGGGACGTGCCACTGGGTGCGTATCAGAACACCGCAGTGGCCAGTGGCACCGTGACCGGCACGGGTACGGCCGTGACGGTGAAGGACCAGTGGTTTGGGTTCGGCGTCGCTGCTGGTGTCGCGCCGGATCCGGATAGTCCTGGCCTCAACAAACCCGGCACTGACGGCGGCTCCAAATCTCCGACACTCAGCGCAACGGGTGGCGACGGCCTGGCACCCCTCGGCTTGGCAGCGGTGTTGTTGAGCGCATGCGGCGGCGTCCTGCTGCTGCTCCGCCGTCGTGCGGGAACAAGGATTCGCTAG
- a CDS encoding glutathione peroxidase, translating to MNLREIPLTTIDGDATSLSDYADRVVMVVNVASKCGLTPQYETLEELQKKYADRGFTVLGFPCNQFLGQEPGGAEEIKEFCSMTYGVSFPLMEKVKVNGRDKHPLYEILHEVRDSAGKKGRVKWNFEKFVIAPDDSIARFRPTTLPDDPAVIAAIENGLPR from the coding sequence ATGAACCTCCGCGAGATCCCCCTCACCACCATCGACGGCGACGCTACCTCCCTCTCGGATTATGCGGACCGTGTGGTGATGGTCGTCAATGTCGCATCGAAATGCGGGCTCACCCCCCAGTACGAGACGCTGGAGGAGTTGCAGAAGAAGTATGCCGACCGCGGTTTCACCGTGCTCGGCTTCCCCTGCAACCAGTTCCTCGGTCAGGAGCCCGGCGGGGCAGAAGAGATCAAAGAGTTTTGCTCGATGACCTACGGCGTTTCCTTTCCACTGATGGAAAAGGTCAAGGTCAACGGGCGCGACAAGCATCCGCTGTATGAGATTCTGCACGAGGTCCGCGACAGTGCAGGAAAGAAGGGGCGCGTGAAGTGGAACTTCGAGAAGTTCGTGATCGCGCCGGATGACTCGATTGCCCGGTTCCGCCCGACGACGCTTCCCGATGATCCCGCGGTCATTGCGGCCATTGAGAACGGATTGCCGCGATAG
- a CDS encoding DUF1048 domain-containing protein — MAATWIETVTGSFEDKKRWRKYKARKQDLPQSYRTAINGLERYIMYAGAIVKGDILMQMMEDLLDLFEQAAADSTSIRNIVGDDPVEFAEDFLLNYEDGRWVNKERTRLNDAIDKAVREA, encoded by the coding sequence ATGGCCGCAACATGGATCGAAACCGTCACTGGATCATTCGAAGACAAGAAGCGCTGGCGGAAGTACAAGGCACGCAAGCAGGATCTCCCCCAGAGCTACCGCACCGCGATCAACGGACTCGAACGCTACATTATGTACGCGGGAGCCATCGTCAAGGGCGACATCCTGATGCAGATGATGGAGGATCTGCTCGATCTATTCGAACAGGCGGCAGCCGATTCAACTTCGATCCGTAATATCGTGGGCGATGACCCTGTCGAGTTCGCCGAAGATTTCCTTCTGAACTACGAGGATGGCCGTTGGGTGAACAAGGAGCGCACGCGCCTGAATGACGCCATAGACAAAGCGGTGCGCGAGGCGTGA